A genomic region of Sphingobacteriales bacterium contains the following coding sequences:
- a CDS encoding Smr/MutS family protein, whose product MMGAATPETAQRWSGKPLKNDLHRDKSTAKVSKNTIISSSENFEILQEQLQQSLQALDTAILQGAKEIRLIHGKGQQKLQRELHRLLSEHRQVRSYRLSKDKGSTWVILR is encoded by the coding sequence ATGATGGGCGCAGCAACACCCGAAACCGCGCAGCGATGGAGCGGTAAGCCCTTGAAAAACGACCTGCACCGTGATAAATCGACGGCTAAAGTCAGCAAAAACACCATCATAAGCAGCAGCGAAAATTTTGAAATACTACAAGAGCAATTACAACAATCCCTGCAAGCATTGGATACTGCCATTTTGCAGGGAGCAAAAGAAATTCGCCTTATTCACGGAAAAGGACAGCAGAAACTACAACGCGAATTGCACCGTTTATTGAGCGAGCATCGGCAGGTACGCAGCTACCGCCTGAGTAAAGACAAAGGCTCAACGTGGGTAATATTGCGCTAA
- a CDS encoding protein BatD — MIAGISSVFLKIFPVNNQRPFHYCWLLLLCLLCGNQQWLAAQSFYIDAPEEVYVGEPFDVIYVLEDAELNQFKAPAFDARLKMVGGPNRSTSYAIINGDISKKQSIGYRLLVEEAGTYTLPAASVEVGGKVLKTKIFRVEAVQGNGSHRLRQPRNTQPFPNIPNFPFPDPDPQMSGGGSSGEAFMQLDLSQNEAVVGEQIIAEYAIYTTVNIVDYATTEIPTFTGFWTEDITPQQLPAESVTQEGKRYTRQLLKRFAIFPQQAATLEVPAMSIEANFQVGGGSFGIFYDYEERKLTTNTEKLQVAELPSEGAPDSFQGAVGNFSVAQELDKSNASVGEVLQLKVTVEGSGTLPLLQAPALQLPVGMVQQAGEVQSDSDFQSAAQNKQLSGKRVFYYQITPTQKGNFTFNPLLFSFFNPQTRQYETVQSHSSMPTLSVSDAAAYNMPAANDDGNFADDASETAWWKWLLYVLLLMAAGVFIFKGFRFFNAPKKEVIKNINTRKEDTAKKSAAGKTNPILTKTATPEHEIYQPKPPSGEKERALHQLQQYIQEQYQINITNISKSAMQSQLAEKQMQTTQIARLNTLINDLEQAIYGGVVAESSALLYERVQQWIKADGKKAM, encoded by the coding sequence ATGATAGCTGGGATATCGTCAGTTTTTTTAAAAATTTTTCCTGTCAATAATCAGCGACCTTTCCATTATTGTTGGCTGTTGTTGCTGTGTTTATTATGTGGCAATCAGCAATGGCTGGCAGCACAGAGTTTTTATATAGATGCGCCAGAAGAAGTATATGTGGGCGAGCCTTTTGATGTGATTTATGTGCTGGAAGATGCCGAGTTGAATCAGTTTAAAGCACCTGCTTTTGATGCCCGACTGAAAATGGTGGGCGGTCCGAATCGTTCTACTTCTTATGCTATCATCAATGGAGATATCAGCAAAAAACAATCAATAGGTTATAGATTGCTTGTAGAAGAAGCCGGAACTTATACACTTCCTGCTGCCAGTGTGGAAGTAGGCGGCAAAGTGCTTAAAACAAAAATATTTCGTGTAGAAGCCGTGCAGGGCAATGGCTCGCATAGGCTGCGCCAACCGCGCAATACTCAGCCTTTTCCGAATATTCCCAATTTCCCTTTCCCTGACCCCGACCCGCAAATGTCCGGCGGTGGCAGTTCCGGCGAGGCTTTTATGCAATTAGACCTCAGCCAAAATGAGGCAGTAGTCGGTGAGCAAATTATTGCCGAATACGCAATTTATACTACGGTGAATATTGTTGATTATGCCACTACTGAAATTCCAACTTTTACCGGATTTTGGACGGAAGATATTACGCCGCAACAGTTGCCCGCTGAAAGTGTTACGCAAGAAGGAAAACGTTATACGCGCCAATTGCTCAAACGTTTTGCGATTTTTCCGCAGCAGGCAGCTACCCTCGAAGTACCTGCTATGAGCATTGAGGCTAATTTTCAGGTGGGCGGCGGCAGTTTTGGAATTTTCTACGATTACGAAGAAAGAAAACTTACCACTAACACCGAAAAATTGCAAGTGGCTGAACTGCCTTCGGAGGGTGCGCCCGATAGTTTTCAGGGGGCTGTGGGCAATTTTTCAGTGGCGCAGGAGCTGGATAAATCCAATGCCTCCGTTGGCGAAGTGCTGCAATTGAAAGTAACTGTGGAAGGAAGCGGAACTTTGCCCTTGCTCCAAGCTCCTGCTCTGCAACTGCCCGTCGGTATGGTGCAGCAAGCGGGCGAAGTACAAAGCGACAGCGATTTTCAGTCGGCGGCTCAGAACAAACAACTTAGCGGCAAACGAGTTTTTTATTACCAAATTACTCCTACCCAAAAAGGAAATTTTACATTTAATCCGCTTCTTTTTTCTTTCTTTAATCCTCAAACTCGCCAATATGAAACCGTGCAAAGCCATTCTTCAATGCCTACCTTATCTGTAAGCGATGCCGCCGCTTATAATATGCCTGCGGCTAATGACGATGGCAACTTCGCCGATGATGCTTCGGAAACTGCGTGGTGGAAATGGCTTCTGTACGTGCTTTTGCTGATGGCAGCGGGAGTGTTTATTTTTAAAGGTTTTCGGTTTTTTAATGCTCCAAAAAAAGAAGTGATAAAAAACATAAATACACGCAAAGAAGATACTGCAAAAAAATCTGCTGCGGGCAAAACAAATCCCATATTGACAAAAACAGCAACGCCTGAACACGAAATATACCAACCCAAACCGCCTTCTGGCGAAAAAGAACGTGCGTTGCATCAGCTTCAGCAGTATATTCAGGAACAATATCAAATCAACATAACAAATATATCCAAATCGGCGATGCAATCGCAACTCGCCGAAAAGCAAATGCAAACAACACAAATTGCTCGTCTCAATACCCTCATCAATGATTTGGAGCAGGCTATTTACGGTGGAGTTGTTGCCGAAAGTTCAGCTTTATTATACGAGCGTGTGCAGCAATGGATAAAAGCAGACGGCAAAAAAGCAATGTGA
- a CDS encoding phosphosulfolactate synthase, with protein MNTLHFGLTHLPQRSKSPRSEGLTMVMDKGLSISDARGLVETAGQYIDFIKIGFGSAAITPNLKEKLNIYRQANIRFYFGGTLFEAFVVRDMLAQYEALLEEFEVKVMEISDGCIQIEHSLKCEYIRHFAQRYTVLSEVGSKDKEVILPPYKWVEMIEAELEAGAWKIIAESREGGTIGIYRSTGEVRMGLIDEILNKIAAEQIIWEAPQKVQQEWFIKKLGANVNLGNIPSNEVIALETLRIGLRGDTFFQYLPR; from the coding sequence ATGAATACATTACATTTTGGGCTTACACATTTGCCGCAGCGAAGCAAGAGTCCTCGCAGCGAAGGATTAACGATGGTGATGGATAAGGGTTTATCAATATCAGATGCAAGAGGTTTGGTAGAAACCGCCGGACAGTACATAGATTTTATAAAAATAGGCTTTGGTTCGGCAGCGATTACCCCCAATTTAAAAGAAAAATTAAACATCTATCGCCAAGCCAATATCCGTTTTTATTTTGGCGGCACTTTATTTGAAGCGTTTGTAGTGCGCGATATGTTGGCACAATACGAGGCTCTGTTAGAAGAATTTGAGGTAAAAGTGATGGAAATATCAGACGGTTGTATTCAAATAGAGCACAGTTTGAAGTGTGAGTATATCCGGCATTTTGCACAACGCTATACAGTATTGTCGGAGGTAGGCTCAAAGGATAAAGAAGTGATATTGCCGCCGTATAAGTGGGTAGAAATGATAGAAGCGGAATTGGAGGCAGGTGCTTGGAAAATCATCGCCGAATCGCGGGAAGGCGGCACTATCGGCATCTACCGCTCAACAGGCGAGGTGCGAATGGGTTTGATAGACGAAATCTTGAACAAAATAGCGGCGGAACAAATAATATGGGAAGCTCCTCAAAAAGTGCAGCAGGAGTGGTTTATCAAAAAATTAGGAGCGAATGTAAATTTGGGAAATATTCCCAGCAATGAAGTCATTGCCTTAGAAACGTTGCGTATCGGCTTGCGCGGCGATACTTTTTTTCAATATCTGCCTCGCTAA
- a CDS encoding mechanosensitive ion channel family protein, whose translation MEGIILNIESWLQKVLGLSPVLQQRVFTSFAVVLGIILLRKLFLTLLFSLSKHRPSHYYWRRNTWWLAFVLAMLLVGRIWFNFVDSLLTYIGILSAGIAIALQNPLSNIAAWLYIIIRKPFVLGDRIQLGSDAGDVIDISLFQFTINEIGNWIDGDQSSGRIIHIPNGRLGSEPLANYTMGFYYIWHEISLTLTYQSNWRKAKSIIEEIVNEKSKPLVADAERLYRQSSSKYLILYSKFTPLVYVRGRDNGILFTIRTICDPRSRRSLEQSIWEEILTAFEQHSDIQYAYQSTRLLIPQEPTAADPE comes from the coding sequence ATGGAAGGAATCATACTAAATATTGAATCTTGGCTGCAAAAGGTATTGGGATTGTCTCCCGTTTTGCAACAGCGTGTGTTTACTTCTTTTGCGGTAGTGCTGGGAATTATTCTGTTGCGAAAACTATTTCTCACCCTTCTTTTTTCTCTCAGCAAACATCGCCCCAGTCATTATTACTGGAGGCGCAATACTTGGTGGCTGGCTTTTGTATTAGCTATGCTTTTGGTAGGGCGTATTTGGTTCAATTTTGTAGATTCTCTGCTTACCTATATCGGTATTTTGTCGGCGGGTATTGCCATTGCTTTGCAAAATCCGCTTTCTAATATAGCCGCGTGGCTGTATATCATTATCCGAAAGCCTTTTGTTTTGGGCGACCGTATCCAACTCGGCAGCGATGCCGGCGATGTCATTGATATAAGTCTGTTTCAATTTACTATCAACGAAATCGGTAACTGGATTGACGGCGACCAAAGTTCGGGACGTATTATTCATATTCCCAACGGCAGACTCGGGAGCGAGCCGCTTGCTAATTATACAATGGGCTTTTATTATATATGGCACGAAATTTCACTCACACTCACTTATCAAAGTAATTGGAGAAAAGCTAAAAGTATTATTGAAGAGATTGTGAATGAAAAAAGTAAACCACTGGTTGCCGATGCCGAGCGATTATACCGACAATCTTCTTCCAAATATTTGATTCTTTACAGCAAATTTACACCTTTGGTGTATGTGCGTGGGCGCGATAACGGTATTTTGTTTACTATCCGCACTATTTGCGACCCGCGCTCCCGCCGTTCTTTGGAACAAAGTATTTGGGAGGAAATTTTAACGGCTTTTGAGCAACATTCTGATATTCAATATGCTTATCAAAGTACACGTTTACTTATTCCGCAAGAGCCCACCGCCGCCGACCCTGAGTAA
- a CDS encoding EamA family transporter, whose translation MFYLLLSVFCSCANIYLFKIFGRRQMDTLPIIALNYFVCIGIAMLLSENTYLLLPRHLFQTSWLPYSVALGCLFISTFQLMAYSTQKNGIALTSVANKLSMIAPILVAIAIYEESGNTIKTTGIVLCMASVALVSISDKKAIHFEQKMPRLLLLVLALSACIEILIDYSQRFKLSESELPLFLMVCFGIAGCIGTTISVWKYRHYLRAMFSKKVLIAGLLLGVPNYGSMYFFMKALQKSNWGSSVIFPLNNIAVVLLSIASGVILFDERLNRLNWIGIGVALIGIVLISIGK comes from the coding sequence ATGTTTTATTTGTTGCTCTCGGTTTTTTGTTCCTGTGCCAACATCTATTTATTTAAAATATTCGGTCGGCGGCAAATGGATACCCTGCCTATAATAGCTCTGAATTATTTTGTGTGTATCGGTATTGCGATGTTGTTAAGCGAAAACACTTATTTACTATTGCCGCGGCATCTATTTCAAACATCGTGGCTGCCTTATTCGGTGGCTTTGGGTTGTTTATTTATCAGCACCTTTCAGCTAATGGCATACAGCACTCAAAAAAACGGTATTGCACTGACGAGTGTTGCCAATAAATTATCTATGATAGCACCTATTCTGGTGGCAATTGCAATATATGAAGAAAGTGGAAATACCATAAAAACAACAGGAATTGTGTTGTGTATGGCATCGGTGGCTTTGGTAAGCATATCGGATAAAAAAGCTATCCATTTTGAGCAAAAAATGCCGCGCCTTTTGCTGTTGGTATTGGCATTGAGTGCCTGTATTGAAATATTGATAGATTATAGTCAGCGTTTTAAGTTATCCGAATCAGAATTACCTCTTTTTTTAATGGTATGTTTTGGGATAGCGGGTTGTATCGGAACAACAATATCAGTATGGAAATACCGACATTATTTGCGGGCAATGTTTTCTAAAAAGGTGTTAATAGCGGGGCTATTATTGGGAGTACCAAATTATGGCTCCATGTATTTTTTTATGAAAGCCTTGCAAAAAAGCAATTGGGGCAGTTCGGTAATTTTTCCGCTCAATAATATAGCGGTGGTATTATTATCTATTGCAAGCGGTGTAATTTTATTTGACGAGCGGCTCAATCGTCTGAACTGGATAGGGATTGGCGTTGCATTAATCGGCATTGTATTAATCAGTATCGGCAAATAA
- the ribD gene encoding bifunctional diaminohydroxyphosphoribosylaminopyrimidine deaminase/5-amino-6-(5-phosphoribosylamino)uracil reductase RibD, which produces MTDKYDSIYMQRCLELAAQAQGNTYPNPLVGAVVVHNNKIIGEGYHHQKGLPHAEVNAIQSILPINKHLLSQSTLYVNLEPCSHYGSTPPCAHFIIKHQIPKVVLACRDPFDKVSGKGIAILLQAGIEVVEGVEHNAARLLNRRFFTYIEQKIPYIILKWAQTQDSFFAPNTPQQQWISNALTKRVAHRWRTQEQAVLIGTHTALIDNPQLTARYWQGKNPLRCVVDKSLQLPLELSIFNHDAPTLIFTDLRTPVPAYSSMFHIQYQKIDFQEDIIKQIIDCLYSKNIQSLIVEGGAELINSFLTAGIWHEARVFEAPVHWGKGKRAPLISTTPQQSHQIGDNFLFTYFNPTHSII; this is translated from the coding sequence ATGACAGATAAGTACGATTCTATCTATATGCAACGCTGCTTAGAATTAGCAGCACAAGCGCAGGGAAATACTTATCCAAATCCTTTGGTAGGAGCAGTAGTGGTACATAACAACAAAATTATCGGCGAGGGCTACCACCACCAAAAAGGATTACCCCATGCAGAAGTAAATGCCATACAATCTATACTGCCGATTAATAAGCATCTTTTATCGCAAAGTACTTTATATGTGAATTTAGAACCTTGCTCTCATTATGGAAGTACGCCGCCTTGTGCACATTTTATTATCAAACACCAAATTCCAAAGGTGGTGTTAGCTTGCAGAGACCCTTTTGATAAAGTGAGTGGAAAAGGTATCGCAATCCTATTGCAAGCGGGTATAGAAGTAGTTGAAGGAGTAGAGCATAATGCGGCTCGTTTGCTGAATCGGCGTTTTTTTACTTATATAGAACAAAAAATACCCTATATCATCTTAAAATGGGCACAAACACAAGATAGTTTTTTTGCCCCGAATACACCACAGCAGCAGTGGATTAGCAACGCCTTGACCAAACGTGTAGCACACCGCTGGCGTACCCAAGAACAAGCTGTATTAATTGGTACTCATACAGCCCTCATAGATAACCCACAATTGACCGCCCGCTATTGGCAGGGAAAAAATCCTTTGCGCTGTGTTGTAGATAAATCGCTGCAATTGCCTTTGGAATTATCTATATTTAATCACGATGCTCCTACTTTAATTTTTACAGACCTTCGAACTCCTGTTCCTGCATATTCTTCTATGTTCCATATTCAATACCAAAAAATTGATTTTCAGGAAGATATAATTAAACAAATTATTGATTGTTTGTATAGTAAAAATATTCAATCACTGATAGTAGAAGGTGGGGCAGAGCTTATCAACAGCTTTTTGACAGCAGGAATATGGCATGAGGCACGAGTATTTGAAGCACCGGTACATTGGGGGAAAGGAAAACGCGCACCGCTTATATCTACAACTCCACAACAAAGCCACCAGATTGGCGATAATTTTTTATTTACCTATTTTAATCCCACCCATTCAATTATTTAA
- a CDS encoding glycosyltransferase family 2 protein, translated as MPPLSAVIITHNEAHNITRCLDSLQGIADEVIIIDSFSTDTTTTICQQYGAKVIQRKWEGYTAAKNYGNHIARHDYILSLDADETLSDELKQSILSAKQNFSKDAYCFNRCTNYCGTWIRHSAWYPDTKLRLWNKQKGTWQGNIHESVQMQPLTTLQKLKGDLLHYSYNNIAQHAQKINNFTTLMAADDFQKGKKSSITHILIKPLFKFFTDYIIKRGFLDGLAGFQICILSSYSSFLRQSKLLEMIIVEKESKKRST; from the coding sequence ATGCCCCCCCTGAGTGCAGTAATTATCACCCACAATGAGGCACACAACATTACACGCTGTTTAGATTCATTGCAAGGAATAGCAGATGAAGTCATAATAATAGACAGTTTTTCCACCGACACCACCACCACTATATGCCAACAATACGGGGCTAAAGTAATCCAAAGAAAATGGGAGGGTTATACCGCTGCCAAAAACTACGGCAACCACATCGCCCGCCACGATTATATCCTCTCCTTAGATGCCGACGAAACTTTATCAGACGAATTAAAACAATCCATATTATCGGCAAAACAAAACTTTTCCAAAGATGCCTATTGTTTCAATCGCTGCACCAACTACTGCGGCACTTGGATACGGCACAGTGCGTGGTATCCCGACACCAAACTCCGACTTTGGAACAAACAAAAAGGCACTTGGCAAGGCAATATTCACGAGTCAGTACAAATGCAACCGCTCACCACCCTGCAAAAACTCAAAGGAGATCTACTCCACTACAGCTACAACAACATTGCACAACACGCCCAAAAGATAAATAATTTCACCACATTAATGGCAGCCGATGACTTTCAAAAAGGCAAAAAAAGCTCCATCACGCATATCCTCATCAAACCACTCTTTAAGTTTTTCACCGATTACATTATAAAAAGAGGTTTTTTAGACGGACTGGCAGGCTTTCAAATATGTATTCTATCATCATATTCATCATTCCTCCGGCAATCAAAGCTATTGGAGATGATTATTGTGGAAAAAGAAAGTAAAAAAAGGAGTACATAA
- a CDS encoding PKD domain-containing protein produces MILVNNSQDGNITVNLQGAGQPAPSASVSATDGINIVLQAGQSGIESFVVANTGAGNLEFDMPANNPTYLDFSTQGGNVAPNGQSTVTLAFDATGMTAGVYDYVLVISTNDPLNPTINVPVTLQVIAFPQASFNANNTDVCGTDITVQFTDQSVNVPTSWLWNFGDGTTSTAQNPTHVYTENGTYTVTLVASNELGADTLILQDYIEVDLYCIDKPITWNGSQSVQGCNGSLYDSGGADGNYANNSNGTLSVTALGATAMVLTFTQFNYELGFDTLYVYEGTQAIPSALVGAYSGTSLPAGGTITITGPSFTLREKTAVNGGSFAVLNSILPASNPKLPLRRLSLQPLRQYAAVW; encoded by the coding sequence ATGATTTTGGTGAATAACTCACAAGATGGGAATATTACCGTCAATTTGCAGGGAGCAGGACAACCCGCACCCAGTGCTTCCGTGAGTGCCACTGATGGTATCAACATCGTGTTGCAAGCCGGACAAAGCGGAATTGAAAGTTTTGTGGTTGCCAATACCGGAGCCGGAAATCTGGAGTTCGATATGCCTGCCAATAACCCTACTTATTTAGATTTCAGTACACAGGGCGGTAATGTAGCTCCTAACGGACAAAGTACGGTGACACTCGCTTTTGATGCTACAGGTATGACCGCAGGTGTATATGATTATGTTTTAGTAATTTCCACCAACGATCCTCTCAATCCTACTATCAATGTTCCTGTTACGTTGCAGGTCATTGCTTTTCCACAAGCGAGCTTCAATGCCAACAATACCGATGTATGCGGAACGGATATTACTGTTCAGTTCACCGACCAATCTGTGAATGTGCCTACTTCCTGGTTGTGGAATTTTGGTGATGGTACTACTTCTACTGCACAAAATCCTACCCACGTTTATACCGAAAATGGTACATATACTGTTACACTCGTTGCTTCTAACGAATTGGGAGCAGATACACTTATTTTACAGGATTATATTGAAGTAGATTTATACTGTATTGATAAACCTATTACTTGGAACGGCTCTCAAAGTGTGCAGGGCTGTAATGGTTCTTTGTATGACAGTGGCGGAGCAGACGGCAATTATGCCAATAATTCCAATGGAACACTCTCTGTTACTGCTCTTGGTGCTACTGCTATGGTGCTCACTTTTACTCAATTCAACTATGAGCTTGGTTTTGATACTTTGTATGTGTACGAAGGCACGCAAGCTATTCCAAGTGCTTTGGTGGGTGCTTATAGCGGCACTTCTTTGCCTGCCGGCGGTACAATTACTATCACAGGTCCTTCGTTTACTTTACGCGAAAAAACAGCTGTTAATGGCGGCAGCTTTGCGGTTTTAAACTCAATTTTGCCTGCCAGCAACCCGAAGCTCCCCCTACGGCGGCTTTCACTGCAACCCCTACGGCAGTATGCAGCGGTTTGGTAG
- a CDS encoding T9SS type A sorting domain-containing protein, with product MPIQFKDNTANATDWLWDFGDGTLLPSVQNPTHTYTAAGTYTVTLSISNTGVAANCLVQYSANIVISNAAPDECTYVGINDPIPAIGDLNVYPNPTKNHLFVQWNNGADKNCTIAIYDMLGKSVLQQSVENTGAITEQLDISHLAAGSYVLMVRNAHQFIKRHFVVE from the coding sequence GTGCCTATTCAGTTTAAAGATAATACTGCCAATGCTACTGATTGGTTATGGGATTTCGGCGATGGAACTTTGTTGCCCAGTGTTCAGAACCCTACCCATACTTATACTGCGGCAGGAACTTATACTGTTACGCTTTCTATTTCTAATACGGGTGTGGCTGCCAACTGCTTGGTGCAGTATTCCGCCAATATCGTTATCAGCAATGCTGCCCCCGATGAATGTACCTATGTAGGTATCAATGACCCCATACCTGCTATCGGCGATTTGAATGTGTATCCTAATCCTACAAAAAATCATTTATTTGTACAATGGAATAATGGCGCAGATAAAAATTGTACAATAGCTATATATGATATGTTAGGAAAATCAGTGCTGCAACAGTCTGTTGAAAATACAGGTGCTATTACCGAACAATTAGATATTAGCCATTTGGCAGCAGGCAGTTATGTGTTGATGGTGCGTAATGCACATCAATTTATAAAACGTCATTTTGTAGTGGAATAA
- a CDS encoding CBS domain-containing protein, translating into MDSCSSTDNYYSLDEPPLYKSRVFIFIYILFPHTLAFSGIAVLLSIVLLWLSVRLSAIEAAFAQVLVQQPEEWLINISGSKRLQHLLAAPRPVYFALYTLRHLCQTTAYILIIYLLHHYTADLLYPFAFWAIVWLIGLCLMWLVVLLPKHYAVLKAPSTVLRHEALIDNLTRFTQPLYKLLPQESIVYNTSGGSQLQSFPAKNNSTETTTQKNDTIGNSSTGINYLRSEKSLLAKVASFSLISVKKIMRQRRDVFAIEATVSFNELLQSLQDSGYSRVPVYQEDIDHIIGIIVAKDVLLHSTQTQGKHFNWHTLLRKPMFVPENKKIDDLLNEFRRTHHHIAIVVDEYGGTAGIITMEDILEELVGDIYDETDQDDEHHAHRAEQINATTWVFEGKIGLDEMYDLLEIDKNLFAEVSGDVNTLAGMILNIVGDFPEKDKEFSYKNLHFTVLALAENLIEQVQVRIAD; encoded by the coding sequence TTGGATAGTTGTAGCAGTACAGATAATTATTACTCCCTCGACGAGCCTCCGCTGTACAAGAGCCGTGTTTTTATCTTTATTTATATATTGTTTCCCCATACACTTGCATTTAGCGGAATAGCCGTTTTGTTGAGCATTGTGTTATTATGGCTGAGTGTGCGCCTCTCTGCAATAGAAGCCGCCTTTGCACAAGTATTGGTACAGCAGCCCGAAGAATGGCTCATCAATATTAGCGGCTCTAAGCGATTGCAACATTTATTGGCAGCACCGCGTCCGGTATATTTTGCATTATACACCCTCCGGCATTTGTGCCAAACCACCGCATATATCCTCATCATCTATTTATTGCACCATTACACCGCCGACTTGCTATATCCATTTGCATTTTGGGCAATAGTATGGCTGATAGGTCTGTGTTTGATGTGGTTGGTAGTATTATTACCGAAGCATTATGCCGTTTTAAAAGCCCCTTCTACGGTACTCCGCCACGAAGCACTTATAGATAATCTTACCCGTTTTACACAACCTTTATACAAATTATTGCCACAAGAAAGTATAGTATATAATACATCGGGCGGCAGCCAGCTGCAATCGTTTCCGGCAAAAAACAATTCAACGGAAACCACCACACAAAAAAACGACACTATCGGCAACAGCAGCACGGGAATCAATTATTTGCGCAGCGAAAAAAGTCTGTTGGCGAAGGTGGCGAGCTTTTCATTAATATCTGTAAAAAAAATAATGCGCCAACGCCGCGATGTTTTTGCGATAGAAGCCACGGTGAGTTTCAACGAATTACTACAGTCGCTGCAAGATTCAGGCTACTCGCGCGTACCTGTATATCAAGAAGATATAGACCACATTATCGGTATTATCGTAGCCAAAGATGTATTATTGCACAGCACACAAACACAAGGCAAACATTTTAATTGGCATACGCTGTTGCGCAAGCCGATGTTTGTACCCGAAAATAAAAAAATAGATGACCTGCTCAACGAATTTCGGCGCACCCACCACCATATAGCCATAGTAGTAGATGAATACGGTGGTACGGCGGGCATTATTACGATGGAGGATATATTAGAAGAATTGGTAGGCGATATTTATGACGAAACCGACCAAGATGATGAGCATCACGCGCACCGTGCCGAACAAATCAATGCGACTACTTGGGTTTTTGAAGGAAAGATAGGCTTAGATGAAATGTACGACTTATTGGAAATAGACAAAAACCTATTTGCCGAAGTAAGCGGCGATGTCAATACTTTGGCGGGTATGATTTTGAATATTGTGGGTGATTTTCCTGAAAAAGACAAAGAATTTTCATATAAAAATCTACATTTTACCGTATTGGCACTCGCCGAAAATCTCATAGAGCAAGTGCAAGTGCGTATAGCAGATTAG
- the ssb gene encoding single-stranded DNA-binding protein has protein sequence MRTLNKVMIIGRLGQDPRVKYLENGVLKATFPVATDESFRNKAGEKVEITEWHNIVVWRNLASIAEKFLKKGSLVFIEGRLKSRSWKDENGHDRHITEIEALDLSMLERRPFEDRSNSRREEIDDLPQAPDSDDLPF, from the coding sequence ATGAGAACGCTAAACAAAGTAATGATTATTGGCAGATTAGGTCAAGATCCCCGAGTGAAATATTTGGAAAATGGCGTATTGAAAGCTACCTTTCCGGTGGCTACCGATGAGTCGTTCAGAAACAAAGCCGGCGAGAAAGTGGAAATTACCGAGTGGCACAATATTGTAGTGTGGCGTAATTTGGCATCTATTGCGGAAAAATTTTTAAAAAAAGGAAGTTTGGTATTTATTGAGGGGCGGTTGAAATCGCGTTCGTGGAAAGACGAAAACGGACACGACCGCCACATCACAGAGATAGAGGCTTTGGATTTGAGTATGTTGGAGCGTCGTCCGTTTGAAGACCGCAGCAATAGCCGCCGCGAAGAAATAGACGATTTGCCGCAAGCTCCCGACTCCGATGATTTACCGTTTTAG